A genome region from Microtus ochrogaster isolate Prairie Vole_2 chromosome 1, MicOch1.0, whole genome shotgun sequence includes the following:
- the LOC101992057 gene encoding serine protease inhibitor A3F-like — protein sequence MAGISTDVLSRPDDILGRDAAGQENQNKRTPVDNLSLTSSNNDFSFSLYKELALKNPDKNIVFSPLSISAALAILSLGASSKTLQEILEGLKFNLTETPEADIHQGFGQLLLMLSQPGDQVQISTGSAMFVEKRLQILAEFKEKARALYQAEASSVDFQQPHEAKKLINDYVRNQTQGKIKDLISGLDKSALMVLVNYIYFKGKWKFPFDPHDTFESEFHLDKDRSVKVPMMKIERLTTPYLRDEKLSCTVVELKYTGNASALFILPDVGRMQQVEASLQPETLRKWRDSLSPRMIDELYMPKFSISTDYGLEKILPQLGIREVFSTQADLSGITGSKNLRVSQVVHKAVLDVAETGTEAAAATGFKLIPLCRKIISMSVRFNRPFLMFVSEANTQMILFLAKISNPKCG from the exons ATGGCAGGGATCTCAACTGATGTCCTCTCCAGACCAGATGACATTTTGGGAAGGGATGCTGCAGgccaagaaaaccaaaacaagagaACACCAGTGGACAATCTATCATTGACATCCAGCAACAATGACTTCTCCTTCAGCCTCTACAAGGAGCTGGCCTTAAAGAATCCAGATAAAAACATCGTCTTCTCCCCTCTCAGCATCTCAGCTGCTTTGGCCATCCTGTCCCTGGGAGCAAGTAGCAAAACTCTGCAAGAGATTCTCGAAGGTCTCAAGTTCAATCTCACAGAGACCCCTGAGGCAGACATTCACCAGGGCTTTGGGCAGCTCCTACTCATGCTCAGTCAGCCAGGGGACCAAGTGCAGATCAGCACGGGCAGTGCCATGTTTGTTGAAAAGCGCCTGCAGATCTTGGCAGAGTTCAAGGAGAAGGCAAGGGCACTGTACCAGGCCGAGGCCTCAAGTGTCGACTTCCAGCAGCCTCATGAGGCCAAAAAGCTCATCAATGACTATGTGAGGAATCAGACCCAGGGGAAGATCAAGGACCTGATCTCAGGCCTGGATAAGAGTGCATTAATGGTGCTGGTGAACTACATCTACTTTAAAG GGAAATGGAAGTTTCCCTTTGATCCTCATGACACATTTGAATCTGAGTTTCACTTGGATAAGGACAGATCTGTGAAGGTGCCAATGATGAAAATTGAGCGCCTGACCACACCCTACCTCCGGGATGAGAAGCTCTCCTGCACTGTGGTGGAGCTGAAGTACACAGGCAATGCTAGCGCCCTGTTCATCCTCCCTGATGTGGGCAGGATGCAGCAGGTAGAAGCCAGCTTGCAGCCAGAGACCCTGAGGAAGTGGAGGGACTCTCTGAGTCCCAG GATGATCGATGAGCTCTATATGCCCAAGTTCTCCATCTCCACTGACTACGGCCTGGAGAAAATCCTTCCACAGCTGGGCATCAGAGAAGTCTTCTCCACACAGGCTGACCTGTCTGGGATCACAGGGTCCAAGAACCTGAGGGTCTCTCAG GTGGTCCACAAGGCTGTGCTGGACGTGGCTGAGACAggcacagaagcagcagctgccacAGGATTCAAACTGATCCCACTCTGTAGGAAAATTATTTCTATGTCAGTGCGTTTCAACAGGCCATTTTTGATGTTTGTCTCTGAAGCAAATACTCAGATGATCCTCTTTCTGGCCAAAATATCCAACCCCAAGTGTGGCTAG
- the LOC101992344 gene encoding serine protease inhibitor A3N-like isoform X1, with the protein MAGNSAAVLCQPDGTLGRSSAIQENQSNGTRVDSRALTSTNTDFTFSLYKELTLKNPDKNIVFSPLSISAALAVLSLGANNNTLQEILKGLKFNLTETPEADIHLGLGQLLLMFGQPNEELQISIGSTMFVEKQMQILAEFKEKARALYQAEVSSVDFQKPHEAKKLINDFVRKQTQGKIKDLISDLDEDTVMVLVNYIYFKGKWETPFDPDLTFASDFYVDNEKTVKVPMMKVKFLTTPYFRDEELSCTVVELKYTGNASALFILPDQGKMQHVEASLQPETLRKWRDSLMPRKIEELSLPKFAISTDYSLQDILPQLGIREVFSTQADLSGITGSRELRVSQVVHKAVLDVAETGTEAAAATATMIMGSALIRNPLRVNFSRPFLIIISDTDTQTLHFMAKITNPK; encoded by the exons ATGGCTGGAAACTCCGCTGCTGTCCTCTGCCAGCCAGATGGCACCTTGGGAAGGAGCAGTGCAATCCAGGAAAACCAAAGTAACGGGACACGAGTGGACAGTCGAGCACTGACCTCAACCAACACTGACTTCACCTTCAGCCTCTACAAGGAGCTGACTTTGAAGAATCCAGATAAAAACATTGTCTTCTCCCCACTCAGCATCTCAGCTGCCTTGGCCGTCCTGTCCCTGGGAGCAAACAACAACACTCTGCAAGAGATTCTAAAAGGTCTCAAGTTCAATCTCACAGAGACCCCTGAGGCAGACATACACCTGGGCTTAGGACAGCTCCTCCTCATGTTCGGTCAGCCAAATGAGGAGCTGCAGATCAGCATAGGCAGCACCATGTTTGTTGAAAAGCAAATGCAGATTCTGGCAGAGTTCAAGGAGAAGGCAAGGGCACTCTACCAGGCTGAGGTCTCAAGTGTTGACTTCCAGAAGCCTCATGAGGCCAAAAAGCTCATCAATGACTTTGTGAGGAAACAGACCCAGGGGAAGATCAAGGACCTGATCTCAGACCTGGATGAGGACACGGTAATGGTGCTGGTGAACTACATCTACTTTAAAG GGAAATGGGAGACACCCTTTGACCCTGATTTAACATTTGCATCTGACTTCTACGTGGACAATGAGAAGACTGTGAAGGTGCCCATGATGAAAGTTAAGTTTCTGACCACACCCTACTTCCGGGATGAGGAGCTGTCCTGCACTGTGGTGGAGCTGAAGTACACAGGCAATGCTAGCGCCCTGTTCATCCTCCCTGACCAAGGCAAGATGCAGCATGTGGAAGCCAGCCTGCAGCCAGAGACCCTGAGAAAGTGGAGGGACTCTCTAATGCCCAG AAAGATCGAGGAGCTCTCCCTGCCCAAGTTCGCCATCTCCACTGACTACAGCCTGCAGGACATCCTTCCACAGCTGGGCATCAGGGAAGTCTTCTCCACACAGGCTGACCTGTCTGGGATCACAGGGTCTAGGGAACTGAGAGTCTCTCAG GTGGTCCACAAGGCTGTGCTGGacgtggcagagacaggcacagaagcagcagctgccacGGCAACGATGATTATGGGATCAGCTCTAATTAGGAATCCTTTGAGAGTGAATTTCAGCAGGCCATTCCTGATAATTATCTCTGACACAGATACTCAGACTCTACACTTTATGGCCAAAATCACAAATCCCAAGTGA
- the LOC101992344 gene encoding serine protease inhibitor A3N-like isoform X2 codes for MAGNSAAVLCQPDGTLGRSSAIQENQSNGTRVDSRALTSTNTDFTFSLYKELTLKNPDKNIVFSPLSISAALAVLSLGANNNTLQEILKGLKFNLTETPEADIHLGLGQLLLMFGQPNEELQISIGSTMFVEKQMQILAEFKEKARALYQAEVSSVDFQKPHEAKKLINDFVRKQTQGKIKDLISDLDEDTVMVLVNYIYFKGKWETPFDPDLTFASDFYVDNEKTVKVPMMKVKFLTTPYFRDEELSCTVVELKYTGNASALFILPDQGKMQHVEASLQPETLRKWRDSLMPRKIEELSLPKFAISTDYSLQDILPQLGIREVFSTQADLSGITGSRELRVSQVVHKAVLDVAERGTEAAAATGLLMRGSALIRNPLRVNFNRPFLMIISDTNTQTPLFMAKIMNPKGN; via the exons ATGGCTGGAAACTCCGCTGCTGTCCTCTGCCAGCCAGATGGCACCTTGGGAAGGAGCAGTGCAATCCAGGAAAACCAAAGTAACGGGACACGAGTGGACAGTCGAGCACTGACCTCAACCAACACTGACTTCACCTTCAGCCTCTACAAGGAGCTGACTTTGAAGAATCCAGATAAAAACATTGTCTTCTCCCCACTCAGCATCTCAGCTGCCTTGGCCGTCCTGTCCCTGGGAGCAAACAACAACACTCTGCAAGAGATTCTAAAAGGTCTCAAGTTCAATCTCACAGAGACCCCTGAGGCAGACATACACCTGGGCTTAGGACAGCTCCTCCTCATGTTCGGTCAGCCAAATGAGGAGCTGCAGATCAGCATAGGCAGCACCATGTTTGTTGAAAAGCAAATGCAGATTCTGGCAGAGTTCAAGGAGAAGGCAAGGGCACTCTACCAGGCTGAGGTCTCAAGTGTTGACTTCCAGAAGCCTCATGAGGCCAAAAAGCTCATCAATGACTTTGTGAGGAAACAGACCCAGGGGAAGATCAAGGACCTGATCTCAGACCTGGATGAGGACACGGTAATGGTGCTGGTGAACTACATCTACTTTAAAG GGAAATGGGAGACACCCTTTGACCCTGATTTAACATTTGCATCTGACTTCTACGTGGACAATGAGAAGACTGTGAAGGTGCCCATGATGAAAGTTAAGTTTCTGACCACACCCTACTTCCGGGATGAGGAGCTGTCCTGCACTGTGGTGGAGCTGAAGTACACAGGCAATGCTAGCGCCCTGTTCATCCTCCCTGACCAAGGCAAGATGCAGCATGTGGAAGCCAGCCTGCAGCCAGAGACCCTGAGAAAGTGGAGGGACTCTCTAATGCCCAG AAAGATCGAGGAGCTCTCCCTGCCCAAGTTCGCCATCTCCACTGACTACAGCCTGCAGGACATCCTTCCACAGCTGGGCATCAGGGAAGTCTTCTCCACACAGGCTGACCTGTCTGGGATCACAGGGTCTAGGGAACTGAGAGTCTCTCAG GTGGTCCACAAGGCTGTGCTGGACGTGGCTGAGAGAGGCACAGAAGCAGCGGCTGCCACGGGATTATTGATGAGAGGATCGGCTCTAATTAGGAATCCTTTGAGAGTGAATTTCAACAGGCCATTCCTCATGATTATCTCTGACACAAATACTCAGACTCCACTCTTTATGGCCAAAATCATGAATCCCAAGGGAAACTAG
- the LOC101992799 gene encoding serine protease inhibitor A3N-like, which translates to MMKIERLTTPYLRDEKLSCTVVELKYTGNASALFILPDVGRMQQVEASLQPETLRKWRDSLSPRMIDELYMPKFSISTDYGLEKILPQLGIREVFSTQADLSGITGSKNLRVSQVVHKAVLDVAETGTEAAAATGFKLIPLCRKIISMSVRFNRPFLMFVSEANTQMILFLAKISNPKCG; encoded by the exons ATGATGAAAATTGAGCGCCTGACCACACCCTACCTCCGGGATGAGAAGCTCTCCTGCACTGTGGTGGAGCTGAAGTACACAGGCAATGCTAGCGCCCTGTTCATCCTCCCTGATGTGGGCAGGATGCAGCAGGTAGAAGCCAGCTTGCAGCCAGAGACCCTGAGGAAGTGGAGGGACTCTCTGAGTCCCAG GATGATCGATGAGCTCTATATGCCCAAGTTCTCCATCTCCACTGACTACGGCCTGGAGAAAATCCTTCCACAGCTGGGCATCAGAGAAGTCTTCTCCACACAGGCTGACCTGTCTGGGATCACAGGGTCCAAGAACCTGAGGGTCTCTCAG GTGGTCCACAAGGCTGTGCTGGACGTGGCTGAGACAggcacagaagcagcagctgccacAGGATTCAAACTGATCCCACTCTGTAGGAAAATTATTTCTATGTCAGTGCGTTTCAACAGGCCATTTTTGATGTTTGTCTCTGAAGCAAATACTCAGATGATCCTCTTTCTGGCCAAAATATCCAACCCCAAGTGTGGCTAG